A genome region from bacterium includes the following:
- a CDS encoding type II toxin-antitoxin system HipA family toxin, translated as MKRLTVRYHRAPGQVIPVGELAEDRGRYFFEFDEAFITQGDPLSPFKLPVVPGLQTFPQLPGVFDDALPDGWGRLLMDRFLRQRGASSAAFTELDRLAWMGESALGALSFHPSSRESDEGVKGGELGRLAREAQAVLEGDAAVVLPELLQAGGSPGGARPKVLAGVCGGDLVTGPEPYPGGYAPWLVKFFARTDSPDTGAVEAAYALMARAAGISFPEHRLFEVREGRFFGVRRFDREGPRRIHMHSLGNLTGANFRLPCFDYQDIHKVVRLLTGNMGEVRKIYRLMVFNVLAHNRDDHVKNFAFLYKPEEGWMLAPGFDLTFTEGPGGEHTTSVCGEGRAPGQEQFRRVAAGAGIGAPEAAQIEDEVRAAVKRWPSFARDCGVLKPTLDRIGKILLAG; from the coding sequence TTCGAGTTTGACGAGGCCTTCATCACGCAGGGGGACCCGCTCTCGCCCTTCAAGTTGCCGGTGGTACCTGGGTTACAAACATTCCCGCAGTTGCCGGGAGTGTTTGATGATGCGCTTCCGGATGGGTGGGGGCGTTTGTTGATGGACAGGTTCCTGCGTCAGAGAGGGGCCTCGTCGGCAGCCTTTACCGAGTTGGACCGCTTGGCATGGATGGGAGAGAGTGCCCTTGGCGCGCTCTCCTTCCATCCTTCTTCACGAGAGTCAGATGAGGGTGTGAAGGGGGGGGAACTGGGGCGGTTGGCGAGGGAGGCTCAAGCCGTGTTGGAAGGGGACGCCGCAGTTGTTTTGCCTGAACTCCTGCAGGCCGGTGGCTCACCCGGCGGGGCACGGCCAAAAGTGCTGGCCGGGGTCTGTGGTGGAGACCTTGTTACGGGGCCGGAGCCGTATCCCGGAGGGTATGCCCCGTGGTTGGTTAAATTTTTTGCGAGGACTGACTCACCGGATACGGGAGCGGTGGAGGCGGCTTACGCCCTCATGGCCCGGGCGGCGGGAATTTCATTTCCGGAGCACAGGCTGTTCGAGGTTCGGGAGGGCCGCTTTTTTGGCGTCAGGAGGTTTGACCGGGAGGGGCCGCGGCGCATTCACATGCACAGTCTGGGGAACCTGACCGGAGCCAACTTCCGCCTGCCCTGTTTTGATTATCAGGATATCCACAAAGTGGTGCGCCTTTTAACGGGGAATATGGGGGAGGTTCGGAAGATTTACCGGCTGATGGTTTTCAACGTGCTGGCTCACAACCGGGATGACCATGTGAAGAATTTCGCTTTTCTTTACAAGCCGGAGGAGGGGTGGATGCTGGCCCCGGGGTTTGACCTGACCTTTACCGAAGGGCCCGGTGGTGAACACACGACGTCGGTTTGCGGAGAAGGACGGGCACCCGGTCAGGAGCAGTTCCGCCGTGTTGCAGCAGGGGCCGGTATTGGCGCACCCGAAGCCGCGCAGATCGAGGACGAGGTTCGTGCGGCTGTAAAACGGTGGCCCTCCTTTGCACGGGATTGTGGTGTGCTCAAGCCGACCCTGGATCGGATCGGGAAAATCCTGTTAGCAGGATAG
- a CDS encoding family 20 glycosylhydrolase, with the protein MRPDKTTMTPPIIAYHLDLKGVQIRSNHIPQLLADLAGQGINKVLVEYEDTFPFTPPVRVAWDPKTAFTTASLTAFITEANQCGIEIIPLQQCLGHLEYLLRWKCYAGFAQNQEYPSTLRLDKPKARAFIREMLRQVIEAHPDSRFIHLGMDEARHLNESSLVRKRGAVLPVFMEYLEELCDWVEKFGKTPIIFTDMIENHFQVDNPLARFKDRIILMPWDYTARGEWMQQGQILGPRIGRKTALEAQNGHGGMIHQDTKFVEDLPQDIRRVIKPYYRNGRFKTLWQVDYFTKLGFRVIGAAAGRVSADGAVLPSFRKRFENIEAWSQAIHRNRQMGLCVTSWARGNSFSPPNFNIDLCWPSITSCTQLMGARPPQFWSGIPDKPLEKLLWSISQFREGSAPGKPILEIIRRWLPRIKTHRYEWQSLTLMVMTLELQRKCAFACEESVWFGASRRLPPLQWQRLIQDHERCEKEIITLRRRIQTHFSKRYHGKAFQDWLCYLFGPAENRLRDSLTFCRTQRKKSALLN; encoded by the coding sequence ATGCGACCGGACAAAACCACTATGACGCCGCCTATTATCGCCTACCATTTGGATCTCAAGGGCGTCCAGATTCGATCTAACCACATTCCGCAACTGCTCGCAGATTTAGCCGGGCAGGGAATTAACAAGGTTCTCGTGGAATACGAGGATACCTTTCCCTTTACCCCACCTGTGCGTGTGGCCTGGGATCCCAAAACGGCTTTCACAACCGCATCGCTCACGGCATTCATAACGGAAGCGAACCAGTGTGGTATTGAAATCATCCCCCTGCAGCAGTGCCTGGGACATCTTGAGTACCTGTTGAGATGGAAATGTTATGCGGGATTCGCTCAAAACCAGGAATATCCCTCTACCCTGCGGTTGGACAAACCCAAGGCAAGGGCGTTTATCCGGGAAATGCTGCGCCAGGTCATAGAAGCCCATCCTGATAGCCGCTTCATTCATCTGGGCATGGATGAAGCTCGGCATCTGAACGAAAGTTCTCTTGTCCGAAAACGGGGAGCCGTCCTTCCCGTTTTTATGGAGTACTTGGAAGAGTTATGCGATTGGGTGGAAAAGTTCGGCAAAACCCCGATTATATTCACCGATATGATAGAAAACCACTTCCAGGTGGACAACCCTTTGGCTCGGTTCAAAGATCGTATCATCCTTATGCCTTGGGACTACACCGCACGGGGTGAGTGGATGCAGCAGGGGCAGATCCTTGGGCCTCGGATCGGGCGGAAAACGGCTCTGGAGGCCCAGAATGGCCATGGGGGAATGATTCATCAGGACACCAAGTTTGTAGAGGATTTGCCCCAGGACATCAGGCGTGTCATCAAACCTTATTATCGGAACGGACGCTTCAAGACGCTGTGGCAGGTAGACTATTTCACCAAGCTTGGATTCCGTGTCATCGGCGCCGCAGCGGGCCGGGTCAGCGCCGACGGGGCCGTGCTCCCCTCGTTCCGGAAGCGGTTTGAAAATATCGAGGCGTGGAGTCAGGCTATCCACAGAAACCGTCAAATGGGCCTCTGTGTGACCTCCTGGGCTCGCGGTAATTCGTTCAGTCCCCCGAATTTCAATATTGATCTCTGCTGGCCCTCCATCACCAGTTGCACCCAACTCATGGGCGCAAGGCCGCCTCAATTCTGGAGCGGCATCCCGGACAAACCGCTTGAAAAGCTCCTCTGGAGCATCAGTCAATTCCGGGAGGGATCAGCGCCAGGGAAACCGATCCTCGAAATCATCCGGCGCTGGCTGCCCCGTATTAAAACCCATCGTTATGAATGGCAAAGTCTCACCCTCATGGTCATGACACTGGAACTCCAGCGCAAATGCGCCTTTGCCTGCGAGGAAAGCGTCTGGTTCGGCGCCTCCCGGCGCCTTCCACCCCTCCAGTGGCAACGCTTAATTCAAGATCATGAACGATGCGAGAAAGAGATCATCACGCTACGACGTCGGATCCAGACGCATTTCTCAAAACGCTATCACGGGAAAGCCTTTCAGGATTGGCTCTGCTATCTCTTCGGCCCAGCGGAAAACCGGCTACGCGACAGCCTGACGTTCTGTCGCACTCAAAGAAAAAAATCAGCCCTGTTGAACTGA
- a CDS encoding sialate O-acetylesterase — protein MQLAGIFGDHMVLQRGIPLPVWGWGEPGEAVIVLLAGHVESAIVGVSGAWRMTLPALEAGGPFELVVSATREIRVRDIMVGEVWICSGQSNMEMGVRDAADGVNEVTAADQPGIRLFTVPKQAKIAPTSDVTAAWSVCGPDTVGSFSATAYYFGRELQRALGVPIGLINSSWGGTRIEAWTSRDALLGIEECREELLTYERIQTDPVALAEEHAQRLLERKDWEEANLPKDTGNSGYTLGWAAPEWDQTGWGKMNLPGYWQPAGHPISGVFWFRREVVVTEADAGRDLLLSLGPIDKTDVTYFNGEEIGRIGKDTPSFWSVARQYRVPGRLVQVGRNVIAVRVMSDCYAGGFGGRAEALRLTTLDETRTIARLVGPWRYRIEQDFGEILRPREPFAPFGDGNPNSPTILYQGMISPVAPFGLRGAIWYQGESNSEAPGRYRQQLPALIRDWRAMWNQASFAFLFVQLPNYGFRDEQGRSSWAEIREAQSMALALPETGMAVTIDIGDESNIHPQNKQDVGRRLALSALGGVYQRRDIVACGPLFKSCSFRGNEAHIVFTHTGSGLVAKEGGLHGFTMAGEDRRFIPANAVIGLDGVAVSSTAVPHPVAVRYAWANNPAATLFNQAGLPASPFRTDDWMP, from the coding sequence ATGCAATTAGCGGGAATTTTCGGGGATCACATGGTGTTGCAACGTGGAATCCCGTTGCCGGTATGGGGGTGGGGTGAACCGGGGGAGGCGGTGATCGTTCTCCTCGCGGGGCATGTTGAGAGTGCCATTGTCGGTGTGAGCGGGGCGTGGCGGATGACGCTTCCGGCCTTGGAGGCGGGTGGTCCGTTTGAACTGGTGGTCTCCGCGACCAGAGAGATCCGTGTCCGCGATATCATGGTCGGTGAAGTCTGGATCTGTTCAGGTCAATCTAACATGGAGATGGGCGTCCGTGATGCCGCTGATGGTGTAAACGAAGTGACGGCGGCCGACCAGCCTGGCATTCGCCTTTTTACCGTCCCCAAGCAGGCGAAAATTGCGCCGACTTCCGATGTCACGGCGGCCTGGTCGGTGTGTGGTCCGGATACCGTGGGCTCATTTTCCGCAACCGCCTACTATTTCGGGCGGGAACTTCAGCGTGCGCTCGGCGTCCCCATTGGCTTGATCAATTCCTCCTGGGGCGGAACCCGGATTGAAGCGTGGACCAGCCGGGATGCGCTTCTCGGAATTGAGGAGTGCCGGGAGGAACTACTGACGTATGAGCGGATCCAGACGGATCCCGTCGCCTTGGCGGAAGAGCACGCCCAACGCTTGTTGGAGCGTAAGGACTGGGAGGAAGCGAATCTCCCGAAGGATACAGGTAACTCAGGCTACACCCTGGGATGGGCGGCCCCGGAGTGGGATCAGACCGGTTGGGGAAAAATGAACCTGCCCGGGTACTGGCAACCTGCCGGGCATCCGATCAGTGGCGTATTTTGGTTCCGCCGTGAAGTGGTAGTCACGGAAGCGGATGCAGGGCGTGACCTGCTTCTCAGTCTTGGGCCAATCGACAAGACCGATGTCACCTATTTCAATGGGGAGGAGATCGGACGCATCGGCAAGGACACGCCGTCTTTCTGGTCCGTTGCCCGTCAGTATCGGGTGCCTGGCCGGTTGGTGCAGGTCGGTCGGAATGTGATCGCCGTACGCGTCATGTCCGATTGCTATGCCGGCGGGTTTGGCGGCCGGGCCGAAGCCCTGCGGCTTACGACGCTGGATGAGACCCGGACGATTGCGCGCCTGGTTGGGCCTTGGCGCTACCGGATTGAACAGGATTTCGGGGAGATCCTGCGGCCGCGTGAACCGTTTGCGCCTTTTGGAGACGGTAATCCCAACAGCCCCACGATTTTATATCAGGGGATGATCTCCCCCGTTGCCCCCTTCGGTTTGCGGGGCGCCATCTGGTATCAAGGCGAATCGAATTCCGAGGCCCCCGGCCGCTATCGTCAGCAATTGCCCGCGCTCATCCGCGACTGGCGTGCCATGTGGAATCAGGCGTCTTTTGCATTTCTCTTTGTGCAGTTGCCGAACTATGGGTTCAGGGATGAACAGGGGCGGAGTTCCTGGGCCGAGATTCGTGAAGCCCAATCGATGGCCCTTGCGCTACCTGAGACGGGCATGGCTGTCACCATCGACATTGGAGATGAGTCAAATATTCATCCGCAGAACAAACAGGATGTCGGGCGACGGCTGGCGCTATCCGCCCTCGGGGGTGTTTACCAGCGAAGGGATATTGTTGCGTGTGGCCCCTTGTTCAAGTCGTGTTCATTCCGGGGTAACGAAGCGCACATTGTTTTTACGCATACCGGGAGCGGGTTGGTCGCGAAGGAGGGCGGTCTCCATGGATTTACCATGGCCGGGGAAGATCGCCGGTTTATTCCGGCTAACGCGGTAATCGGGCTCGATGGAGTCGCTGTCTCCAGCACGGCTGTCCCGCATCCCGTGGCCGTGCGCTATGCCTGGGCCAACAACCCGGCTGCGACTCTATTTAATCAGGCGGGTCTACCCGCATCACCGTTCAGAACTGATGATTGGATGCCATGA